A genomic region of Streptococcus suis contains the following coding sequences:
- a CDS encoding YvcK family protein, producing the protein MRKPKITVIGGGTGIPVILKSLRDKDVEITAIVTVADDGGSSGEIRQALQVTPPGDLRNVLLAMSDMPKLYEQIFQYRFADSDGPLAGHPLGNLIIAGISEMQGSTYNAMRLLTRFFHTTGRIYPSSEQALTLHAIFTDGTEVAGESKISKHNGMIDHVYVTNSYNDDEPKASRQVVETIMESDMIVLGPGSLFTSILPNLMISDIGKALKETKAEVTYVCNIMTQRGETEFFSDADHVAVLNAHLAEQFIDTVLVNIEPVPQEYMNSNQFDEYLVQVKHDFAGLQKQANRVISSNFLRLENGGAFHDGDLVVEELLKILQVRS; encoded by the coding sequence ATGAGAAAACCAAAGATTACAGTTATCGGGGGCGGGACTGGTATTCCAGTCATCTTGAAGAGTTTGCGGGATAAGGATGTAGAGATTACCGCTATCGTGACGGTAGCTGATGACGGAGGATCTTCGGGGGAAATTCGTCAGGCTTTGCAGGTGACCCCTCCAGGTGATTTGCGTAATGTCCTTTTGGCTATGTCGGATATGCCCAAACTTTATGAACAAATTTTTCAGTATCGTTTTGCGGATTCAGATGGTCCCTTGGCTGGTCATCCGCTAGGGAATCTCATCATTGCTGGCATTTCAGAAATGCAGGGTTCAACCTACAATGCAATGAGGTTGTTGACGCGCTTTTTCCATACAACAGGGCGGATTTATCCATCTAGCGAACAGGCCTTGACCCTTCATGCTATTTTTACAGATGGGACCGAGGTAGCAGGTGAGAGCAAGATTTCCAAGCACAATGGGATGATTGATCATGTCTATGTGACAAATTCTTATAACGATGATGAACCGAAAGCCAGTCGCCAAGTAGTTGAAACGATTATGGAAAGTGACATGATTGTACTTGGACCGGGTTCTCTTTTTACCTCAATCTTGCCGAATCTGATGATTTCTGACATTGGCAAAGCCCTAAAAGAAACCAAGGCTGAAGTGACCTATGTGTGCAACATTATGACCCAACGGGGAGAGACTGAGTTTTTCTCAGATGCGGACCATGTGGCGGTTCTCAATGCTCACCTAGCTGAACAATTTATTGATACAGTTTTGGTCAATATTGAGCCAGTTCCACAAGAGTATATGAATAGCAATCAGTTTGATGAATACTTGGTACAGGTAAAACACGATTTTGCAGGTTTGCAAAAACAGGCCAATCGTGTGATTTCTTCGAATTTTCTTCGTTTGGAAAATGGCGGAGCTTTCCATGATGGTGACTTGGTGGTAGAAGAGTTGCTCAAGATTTTGCAGGTGCGGTCATGA
- a CDS encoding YfcC family protein — translation MSEKVKKGFKLPSSYTILMLIIAFMAVMTWIIPAGQYQVDEAGHLVAGTYEKVAQNPQGIYDVFMAPVRAMLGHGATEAAINVAFFIIMVGAFLGVVNETGALDVGIASIVKRFKGREKMLIYILMPLFALGGSTYGMGEETMAFFPLLVPVMMAVGFDSITGVAIILLGSQIGCLASTVNPFATVVASDAAGVSVADGMIWRFVFFVVILAMGVLFVANYAEKVKNDPTKSLVYKQREADMQHFNVTATQEVNAELSPAQKRVLWVFVLTFVLMICSFIPWEDLGVTIFTQFNDWLIGLPFIGQVIGSSTAALGTWYFPEGAMLFGIAGIVVGLVYGMSEERLVKSFMFGAADIFSVALICAIARGIQVIMNDGMITATILHMGEEGLQGLSSQVFIILTYLFYLPMSFLIPSSSGLAGASMGIMAPLGEFVNVPASLVITAFQAASGLLNLVAPTSGIVMGALALGRVEIGTWYKFVGKLIVGIMIASIAILVIATFF, via the coding sequence ATGAGCGAAAAAGTGAAAAAAGGCTTTAAATTGCCTTCATCTTATACAATATTGATGCTCATTATTGCCTTTATGGCAGTGATGACATGGATTATTCCAGCTGGTCAGTATCAGGTTGATGAAGCCGGACATTTGGTGGCTGGTACCTATGAGAAGGTTGCTCAAAATCCACAAGGGATTTACGATGTTTTTATGGCTCCAGTTCGTGCCATGCTTGGTCACGGTGCGACTGAAGCAGCGATTAACGTAGCATTCTTCATCATCATGGTTGGCGCCTTTCTTGGTGTAGTTAACGAAACAGGTGCGCTTGATGTGGGGATTGCCTCCATTGTGAAACGCTTCAAGGGTCGTGAAAAAATGTTGATTTACATTCTCATGCCTTTGTTTGCCTTGGGTGGTTCTACCTACGGTATGGGTGAGGAAACCATGGCTTTCTTCCCGCTCCTTGTTCCTGTTATGATGGCGGTTGGTTTTGATAGTATTACTGGTGTAGCCATCATCTTGCTAGGGTCTCAAATCGGCTGTTTGGCTTCTACTGTAAACCCATTTGCGACAGTTGTTGCTTCTGACGCAGCAGGTGTAAGTGTTGCGGATGGTATGATTTGGCGCTTTGTCTTCTTCGTTGTCATTCTCGCGATGGGGGTTCTCTTTGTAGCCAACTATGCTGAGAAAGTGAAAAATGATCCGACTAAGTCCTTGGTTTATAAACAACGTGAAGCGGACATGCAACACTTTAATGTAACAGCAACTCAAGAAGTGAATGCAGAATTATCACCAGCTCAAAAACGTGTTCTCTGGGTATTTGTATTAACATTTGTTCTCATGATTTGTAGCTTTATTCCATGGGAAGATTTGGGTGTGACTATCTTTACACAATTTAATGATTGGTTGATTGGTCTTCCATTCATCGGTCAAGTGATTGGTTCTTCAACAGCTGCTCTTGGTACTTGGTACTTCCCAGAAGGAGCAATGCTCTTTGGTATCGCAGGGATTGTAGTTGGTTTAGTTTATGGTATGAGTGAAGAACGTTTGGTAAAATCCTTCATGTTCGGTGCGGCTGATATTTTCAGCGTAGCTTTGATTTGTGCTATCGCGCGTGGTATTCAAGTCATCATGAACGATGGTATGATTACTGCCACTATTCTCCACATGGGCGAAGAAGGATTGCAAGGTTTGTCTTCACAAGTATTCATCATTTTGACCTATCTCTTCTACCTACCAATGTCCTTCTTGATCCCATCTTCATCAGGTCTTGCAGGGGCTTCTATGGGTATCATGGCACCTCTTGGTGAGTTTGTAAATGTACCAGCGAGCTTGGTTATCACAGCTTTCCAAGCTGCATCAGGTCTCTTGAACTTGGTAGCTCCAACATCAGGTATTGTAATGGGAGCCTTGGCACTTGGTCGTGTTGAAATTGGTACTTGGTATAAATTTGTAGGTAAGTTAATCGTAGGCATCATGATTGCCTCCATAGCTATTTTGGTCATTGCGACATTCTTCTAA
- the arcA gene encoding arginine deiminase, with protein MSNHPIHVFSEIGKLKKVMLHRPGKEIENLMPDYLERLLFDDIPFLEDAQKEHDAFAQALRDEGVEVLYLEKLAAESLVTPEIREQFIDEYLEEANIRGRATKKAIRKLLLSIEDNQELVEKTMAGVQKAELPEIPAEEKGLTDLVESSYPFAIDPMPNLYFTRDPFATIGNAVSLNHMYSETRNRETLYGKYIFTHHPEYGGKVPLVYNREETTRIEGGDELVLSKDVLAVGISQRTDAASIEKLLVNIFEQHVGFKKVLAFEFANNRKFMHLDTVFTMVDYDKFTIHPEIEGDLRVFSVTYENDTLHIEEEHGDLAELLAANLGLEKVELIRCGGGDMVAAGREQWNDGSNTLTIAPGVVVVYKRNTITNAILESKGLRLIKIGGSELVRGRGGPRCMSMPFEREDI; from the coding sequence ATGTCAAACCATCCAATTCATGTTTTTTCAGAAATTGGTAAGCTGAAAAAAGTTATGTTACACAGACCAGGTAAGGAAATTGAAAACCTGATGCCTGACTATCTAGAACGCCTACTCTTCGATGATATTCCATTCTTAGAAGATGCACAGAAAGAGCATGATGCTTTTGCTCAAGCTCTTCGTGATGAAGGTGTCGAAGTTCTCTACTTGGAAAAATTAGCTGCTGAGTCACTTGTTACACCTGAAATTCGTGAACAATTTATTGATGAATATCTCGAAGAAGCTAACATTCGTGGTCGGGCGACTAAGAAGGCAATTCGCAAGTTGTTGTTGTCTATTGAAGATAATCAAGAACTGGTTGAGAAAACGATGGCCGGTGTTCAAAAGGCAGAATTGCCAGAAATCCCTGCTGAAGAAAAAGGTTTGACAGATTTGGTTGAATCCTCTTACCCATTTGCAATAGACCCAATGCCAAACCTTTACTTCACACGGGATCCATTTGCTACGATTGGTAATGCTGTTTCTCTTAACCACATGTATTCAGAAACACGGAACCGTGAAACCTTGTATGGTAAATATATCTTCACTCATCACCCAGAATATGGTGGAAAAGTTCCATTGGTTTACAATCGTGAAGAAACTACTCGTATCGAGGGTGGGGACGAATTGGTTCTTTCAAAAGATGTTTTGGCAGTAGGTATTTCACAACGTACCGATGCTGCATCAATTGAAAAACTATTGGTAAATATCTTTGAACAGCATGTTGGCTTCAAGAAAGTATTGGCATTCGAATTTGCTAACAACCGTAAATTCATGCATTTGGATACGGTATTTACCATGGTTGACTATGATAAGTTTACTATCCACCCAGAAATTGAAGGTGACCTTCGTGTCTTCTCTGTAACCTATGAAAATGATACACTTCATATTGAAGAAGAACATGGTGACTTGGCAGAACTTTTGGCTGCGAACCTTGGTCTTGAAAAAGTAGAATTGATCCGTTGTGGTGGCGGTGATATGGTTGCTGCTGGTCGTGAGCAATGGAATGATGGTTCAAATACATTGACCATTGCACCAGGTGTGGTAGTTGTTTACAAACGCAATACGATTACCAATGCAATCCTCGAGTCCAAAGGGCTTCGTTTGATTAAGATTGGCGGAAGCGAATTGGTTCGCGGTCGTGGTGGACCTCGTTGTATGTCAATGCCGTTTGAACGGGAAGACATCTAA
- the rapZ gene encoding RNase adapter RapZ, giving the protein MSDKLHLVIVTGMSGAGKTVAIQSFEDLGYFTIDNMPPTLLPKFLELIRHSQDNNKIALVVDMRSRSFFSEIREVLDEIEGAEDLDFKVLFLDATDSELVARYKETRRSHPLAADGRVLDGIQLERELLAPLKNMSQNVIDTTELTPRNLRKEISEQFASQDNQPSFRIEVMSFGFKYGLPLDADLVFDVRFLPNPYYKLELRNLTGLDQPVFDYVMEHQESEEFYSHLLGLIEPILPGYQKEGKSVLTIAVGCTGGQHRSVAFAKRLADDLEKNWNVNRSHRDKDRRKETVNRS; this is encoded by the coding sequence ATGTCGGACAAACTCCATTTAGTGATTGTGACAGGGATGTCTGGAGCTGGTAAGACGGTAGCCATTCAGTCTTTTGAAGACTTGGGGTATTTTACCATTGATAATATGCCACCGACTCTCTTGCCAAAGTTTTTAGAGTTGATTCGCCATAGCCAGGATAACAATAAGATTGCTCTTGTTGTAGATATGCGGAGTCGCTCCTTCTTCTCGGAGATTCGAGAGGTATTGGATGAGATTGAGGGGGCAGAGGATTTAGATTTTAAAGTCCTATTCTTGGATGCAACGGATAGTGAATTGGTTGCTCGCTATAAAGAAACTCGTCGTTCCCATCCTTTGGCGGCTGATGGTCGTGTTTTGGACGGGATTCAGCTAGAGCGTGAACTTTTGGCTCCCTTGAAAAATATGAGTCAAAATGTTATTGATACGACAGAGCTGACTCCTCGTAATCTGCGTAAGGAAATCTCGGAGCAGTTTGCTAGTCAAGATAATCAGCCGTCGTTTCGCATAGAAGTGATGTCCTTTGGTTTCAAATATGGGCTACCTCTGGATGCAGACTTGGTTTTTGACGTTCGGTTCCTACCAAATCCCTACTACAAGTTAGAATTACGGAATCTTACAGGACTAGATCAGCCTGTATTTGACTATGTCATGGAGCATCAAGAATCGGAAGAGTTTTATAGTCATTTGCTCGGCTTGATAGAACCGATTCTTCCTGGTTATCAGAAGGAAGGAAAATCAGTTCTAACGATTGCCGTTGGATGTACGGGTGGTCAGCATAGAAGCGTAGCCTTTGCTAAACGTTTGGCAGACGATTTAGAGAAAAATTGGAATGTCAATCGTAGTCATCGTGATAAGGATAGACGGAAGGAGACGGTCAACCGCTCATGA
- the argF gene encoding ornithine carbamoyltransferase, giving the protein MTNVFKGRHFLAEKDFTRAELEWLIDFSAHLKDLKKRNIPHRYLEGKNIALLFEKTSTRTRAAFTVASIDLGAHPEYLGANDIQLGKKESTEDTAKVLGRMFDGIEFRGFSQKMVEELAEFSGVPVWNGLTDAWHPTQMLADYLTVKENFGKLEGLTLVYCGDGRNNVANSLLVTGAILGVNVHIFSPKELFPEEEVVALAEGFAKESGARVLITDNADEAVKGADVLYTDVWVSMGEEDKFAERVALLKPYQVNMELVKKAENENLIFLHCLPAFHDTNTVYGKDVAEKFGVEEMEVTDEVFRSKYARHFDQAENRMHTIKAVMAATLGDPFVPRV; this is encoded by the coding sequence ATGACAAACGTATTTAAAGGTAGACATTTCCTTGCAGAGAAAGATTTCACACGCGCAGAATTGGAATGGTTGATTGATTTCTCAGCTCATTTGAAAGATTTGAAAAAACGCAATATTCCACACCGTTATTTGGAAGGTAAAAATATTGCTCTCTTGTTTGAAAAAACATCAACACGTACTCGTGCTGCCTTCACAGTAGCATCTATTGACCTTGGTGCCCATCCAGAATATCTTGGTGCAAATGACATCCAACTTGGTAAGAAAGAATCTACAGAAGATACTGCTAAAGTTTTGGGACGTATGTTCGACGGTATTGAATTCCGTGGTTTCAGTCAAAAAATGGTGGAAGAATTGGCAGAATTCTCTGGTGTGCCAGTATGGAATGGATTGACAGATGCATGGCACCCAACTCAAATGTTGGCGGACTACTTGACTGTTAAAGAAAACTTTGGCAAGTTGGAAGGCTTGACTCTGGTTTACTGTGGTGATGGCCGCAACAACGTTGCCAACTCACTTTTGGTAACAGGCGCTATCCTTGGTGTCAATGTCCATATCTTCTCTCCAAAAGAACTCTTCCCAGAAGAAGAAGTAGTTGCCTTGGCTGAAGGTTTTGCGAAAGAAAGTGGAGCACGTGTTCTCATTACTGACAATGCTGACGAAGCAGTCAAAGGTGCAGATGTTCTCTATACAGACGTTTGGGTATCAATGGGTGAAGAAGATAAATTTGCTGAACGCGTTGCCCTCTTGAAACCATACCAGGTGAATATGGAATTGGTGAAAAAAGCAGAAAATGAAAATCTCATCTTCTTGCACTGCTTGCCTGCCTTCCATGATACAAACACTGTTTATGGTAAAGATGTCGCTGAAAAATTCGGTGTAGAAGAAATGGAAGTAACAGACGAAGTATTCCGTAGCAAATATGCTCGTCACTTCGACCAAGCTGAAAACCGTATGCACACTATTAAAGCAGTGATGGCGGCTACTTTAGGGGATCCATTTGTTCCACGTGTGTAA
- the whiA gene encoding DNA-binding protein WhiA — translation MSFTVQVKEELLLQSSQNKSELSAIIKLSGSLGLASSGLTLSISTENAKIARHIYELLHHFYQIKAEIRHHQKPNLKKNRVYAVLIEDGVNEILNDLHLADSFFGLETGISPLVLENDSWSQAYLRGAFLAAGSVKDPEKGKYQLEIASVYSDHANDLANLMQKFLLDAKVIERSKGTITYLQRAEDIMDFLLVIGAEEAKTEFENVKLLREARNDLNRATNAEAANIAKTVNASMKTINNIIKIMDTIGLDQLSGDLQEIAQLRIQHPDYSIQQLADSLTVPITKSGVNHRLRKINKIADELAE, via the coding sequence ATGAGTTTTACAGTACAAGTAAAGGAAGAATTGCTGCTTCAGTCTAGCCAAAATAAGAGCGAGCTATCTGCTATTATCAAATTATCAGGCAGTTTGGGCTTAGCTTCATCAGGTTTGACTCTTTCTATCAGTACGGAAAATGCAAAGATTGCCCGTCACATTTATGAACTGTTACATCATTTCTATCAGATTAAGGCTGAGATTCGCCATCATCAAAAACCTAATCTCAAAAAGAATCGTGTGTATGCAGTTTTGATAGAAGACGGCGTGAATGAGATATTGAACGATTTGCATTTGGCTGATAGTTTCTTTGGATTAGAGACGGGGATTTCTCCCTTGGTTTTGGAAAATGATTCATGGAGTCAAGCCTATCTTCGTGGAGCATTTTTAGCGGCAGGCTCTGTTAAGGATCCTGAAAAAGGAAAATACCAGCTTGAAATAGCTTCTGTCTATAGTGACCATGCCAATGACCTGGCCAATCTGATGCAGAAATTTCTTTTGGATGCCAAAGTCATTGAGCGAAGTAAGGGAACCATTACCTATCTGCAACGTGCAGAGGACATTATGGATTTTCTTTTGGTGATTGGAGCAGAAGAGGCAAAGACAGAGTTTGAGAATGTTAAATTGCTTCGTGAGGCTCGAAATGATCTAAATCGAGCTACCAATGCGGAAGCTGCTAATATTGCAAAGACGGTCAATGCTAGTATGAAAACAATTAATAATATTATCAAAATTATGGATACTATCGGTCTAGATCAGTTGTCAGGTGACTTGCAGGAGATTGCCCAGTTGCGAATTCAGCATCCAGACTATTCCATTCAGCAATTGGCGGATAGTCTAACGGTACCGATCACTAAAAGTGGCGTCAACCATCGTTTGCGGAAAATCAATAAGATTGCGGATGAATTGGCTGAATAG
- a CDS encoding Crp/Fnr family transcriptional regulator, whose protein sequence is MISNEQYDYLRGHPTFERLTRDSFDQLAKHIRFRKIPKGQIFFYAEDPRDYLFVLYKGYARIEQYDETDSFTYLDYIRQGGAFPFGDMFQDKPYHYTAIAITDLEYFIVPMVLFETLSKINPSQMTYICQKLSKVLRFQELRLRNAMRSKASDRVVQALALLYWDMCQRDQFATLPFEIHIQEISRLAATTRETVSHVLKQLKQDGKIAYSHKQLTYLDIHYFLENLTETH, encoded by the coding sequence ATGATAAGCAACGAACAATATGATTATCTAAGGGGACATCCAACTTTTGAACGTTTGACACGTGATAGCTTTGATCAATTAGCTAAGCATATTCGTTTTCGAAAGATTCCTAAGGGACAAATCTTTTTTTACGCAGAGGATCCTAGAGATTATCTATTTGTATTGTATAAGGGCTATGCTCGGATTGAGCAATATGATGAGACGGATAGTTTTACGTATTTAGACTATATTCGGCAGGGCGGTGCCTTTCCTTTTGGAGATATGTTTCAGGACAAACCTTACCATTATACTGCCATTGCCATAACGGACCTAGAGTATTTTATTGTGCCGATGGTCTTGTTTGAAACCTTGTCGAAGATAAATCCTAGTCAAATGACTTATATCTGTCAAAAATTATCCAAAGTGCTTCGTTTTCAAGAGTTGCGCTTGCGAAATGCGATGCGTTCCAAGGCATCAGATCGAGTCGTTCAAGCCTTGGCTCTTCTTTATTGGGATATGTGCCAGCGCGATCAGTTTGCTACCTTGCCATTTGAAATTCATATTCAAGAGATTTCGCGTTTAGCCGCTACGACACGGGAAACGGTTAGCCATGTTTTGAAGCAACTGAAACAGGATGGTAAAATTGCTTATAGCCATAAACAGTTAACTTATTTAGATATTCATTATTTCTTAGAAAATTTGACAGAAACTCATTGA
- a CDS encoding dipeptidase: MRTSFIQSSHQEACIQAIQELVAFPSVLQEHQADTPFGQAIQDVLEHTLALTEKMGFKTYLDPAGYYGYAEIGQGEELLAILCHLDVVPAGDFSQWQTPPFEAVVEGDYIIGRGVQDDKGPSMAALFAVKALLDAGVQFNKRIRFIFGTDEETLWRCMNRYNQLEEVATMGFAPDSSFPLTYAEKGLLQAKLHGPGHPCLSIEAGTAYNVVPAKASYSGHLLAGVIAELDQLGFDYETKDDQVTVLGISRHAKDAAEGVNAIVRLAKALEHFENHPALDFIVNAVGEDATGFKLFGDVTDEPSGTLSFNIAGLTISAKKSEIRLDIRIPVTADKEALVSTLQAKAQSCGLTYEEYDYLASLYVPLDSQLVSTLMSVYQDKTGDLTSEPISSGGATFARTMPNCVAFGACFPDTEQTEHQENERMPLEDLYKTMDIYAEAVYRLAAE; the protein is encoded by the coding sequence ATGAGAACAAGTTTTATTCAGTCATCGCATCAGGAGGCATGTATTCAAGCCATCCAAGAACTGGTTGCTTTTCCTTCTGTTTTGCAAGAACATCAGGCAGATACGCCATTTGGTCAAGCGATTCAGGATGTTCTGGAGCACACATTGGCTTTGACGGAAAAAATGGGTTTTAAAACTTATTTAGACCCTGCTGGCTATTATGGCTATGCTGAAATTGGGCAAGGCGAAGAATTATTAGCTATCCTTTGCCACTTAGATGTGGTACCTGCTGGTGATTTTAGTCAATGGCAGACGCCGCCTTTTGAGGCTGTGGTAGAGGGAGATTATATTATTGGACGCGGGGTTCAGGATGATAAAGGTCCTTCGATGGCGGCTTTATTTGCAGTAAAAGCACTTCTTGATGCGGGAGTCCAATTTAACAAACGGATTCGTTTCATTTTTGGAACAGATGAAGAGACCTTATGGCGGTGTATGAACCGCTACAATCAGTTGGAAGAAGTGGCAACTATGGGCTTTGCACCAGATTCTTCCTTCCCTTTGACTTATGCTGAAAAAGGATTGCTACAGGCCAAATTGCATGGTCCAGGTCACCCTTGTCTGAGTATCGAAGCGGGAACTGCCTATAACGTAGTACCTGCTAAGGCAAGCTATTCTGGTCATTTATTAGCAGGAGTTATTGCGGAATTAGATCAATTAGGCTTTGATTATGAAACCAAAGATGATCAAGTAACGGTTCTTGGTATTTCGCGGCACGCCAAGGATGCTGCTGAGGGGGTCAATGCCATCGTTCGTTTGGCAAAGGCTTTGGAACATTTCGAAAATCATCCAGCCTTGGACTTTATCGTCAATGCAGTTGGTGAAGATGCCACAGGATTTAAGCTTTTTGGTGATGTGACCGATGAACCATCAGGGACCCTCAGTTTCAATATTGCAGGTCTAACCATTAGCGCAAAAAAATCAGAAATTCGCTTGGATATTCGTATTCCTGTCACTGCGGATAAAGAAGCCCTAGTTTCTACTTTACAAGCCAAAGCGCAATCATGTGGCTTGACCTATGAAGAGTACGACTACCTTGCTTCCTTGTATGTGCCATTAGACAGCCAGCTGGTATCTACGCTCATGTCTGTTTATCAAGATAAGACAGGAGATTTGACAAGCGAGCCAATCTCGTCAGGTGGGGCTACCTTTGCTCGTACCATGCCAAACTGTGTGGCCTTTGGTGCATGTTTCCCAGATACAGAACAAACAGAGCATCAGGAAAATGAACGCATGCCATTAGAAGACTTATATAAAACAATGGATATTTATGCTGAGGCAGTCTATCGCCTAGCTGCGGAATAG
- a CDS encoding GNAT family N-acetyltransferase translates to MQSIERTTIGSEEWQRAASIYVRYKVFVLERGIAKEDEFDRNDTEGRVYANLFIGEEPVSTGRFLPVGPGQARLTRIATLPNFRGKGYGKMIISSLEAYAREAGFHQLNIHSELTAKTFYESVGYQATSEVYQEDGEWCQTLTKFI, encoded by the coding sequence ATGCAAAGTATAGAACGAACAACTATCGGTTCGGAAGAATGGCAACGTGCAGCCTCTATCTATGTCCGCTATAAGGTATTTGTTCTTGAGCGTGGTATTGCAAAGGAAGATGAATTTGACCGGAATGATACGGAAGGAAGAGTTTACGCCAATCTCTTTATTGGTGAAGAGCCTGTTTCAACGGGACGTTTTCTTCCTGTCGGTCCTGGTCAAGCTCGTCTAACCCGAATAGCCACTCTACCGAATTTTCGTGGAAAAGGCTATGGAAAAATGATTATCAGCTCTTTGGAAGCTTATGCACGTGAAGCAGGCTTTCATCAGTTGAATATACATTCGGAGTTAACTGCAAAGACTTTTTATGAGTCAGTTGGCTACCAAGCAACTTCTGAAGTTTATCAAGAAGATGGAGAATGGTGCCAGACATTGACAAAATTTATTTAA
- the arcC gene encoding carbamate kinase has translation MANRKIVVALGGNAILSSDPSAKAQKEALVQTAKHLVKLIKNGDDLIITHGNGPQVGNLLLQNLAADSEKNPAFPLDSLVAMTEGSIGFWLQNALENELLKEGIEKDVASIVTQVIVDKNDPAFENLTKPIGPFYTEEEAKAEAEKTGATFKEDAGRGWRKVVASPKPVGIKEIGTIRTLLNAGEVVVAAGGGGIPVVQEADGTLTGVEAVIDKDFASQCLAELVDADLFIVLTGVDYVFVNYNKPDQEKLETVTVAELEEYIKQNQFAPGSMLPKVEAAIAFVNNKPQSKAVITSLENLGALIESDSGTIIVKG, from the coding sequence ATGGCAAATCGTAAAATTGTAGTAGCCTTGGGTGGCAATGCCATTTTATCGTCCGACCCATCGGCTAAAGCACAAAAAGAGGCCTTGGTACAAACAGCCAAGCACCTTGTAAAATTGATAAAAAATGGGGACGACCTTATTATCACGCATGGTAATGGTCCTCAGGTTGGAAACTTACTTCTTCAAAACCTTGCTGCTGATTCGGAAAAGAACCCAGCTTTTCCACTAGACAGTTTGGTAGCCATGACAGAAGGTTCGATTGGTTTCTGGTTGCAAAATGCCTTGGAAAATGAATTGCTCAAGGAAGGCATTGAAAAAGATGTAGCATCTATTGTGACCCAGGTTATCGTGGATAAGAATGATCCAGCCTTCGAAAATTTGACCAAGCCGATTGGACCATTCTACACAGAAGAAGAAGCCAAGGCAGAAGCAGAAAAGACTGGAGCAACCTTCAAAGAAGATGCCGGTCGTGGCTGGCGCAAAGTCGTTGCTTCGCCAAAACCTGTAGGAATCAAAGAAATAGGTACGATTCGTACCCTTCTCAATGCAGGTGAGGTCGTCGTAGCTGCTGGAGGCGGAGGTATTCCAGTTGTCCAAGAAGCAGATGGCACCCTGACCGGTGTGGAAGCAGTTATTGATAAAGACTTTGCTTCTCAATGTTTGGCAGAATTGGTTGATGCAGACTTGTTTATCGTCTTGACAGGTGTAGACTATGTCTTTGTTAACTACAACAAACCAGACCAAGAAAAATTAGAAACAGTTACCGTAGCTGAATTGGAAGAATATATCAAACAAAATCAATTCGCACCAGGTTCCATGCTACCGAAAGTTGAAGCTGCTATTGCTTTTGTAAACAATAAGCCGCAATCAAAAGCAGTCATTACCTCATTAGAAAACTTAGGCGCTTTGATTGAATCCGATAGCGGCACGATCATTGTCAAAGGCTAA